From the genome of Segatella hominis, one region includes:
- the rpsB gene encoding 30S ribosomal protein S2, protein MSRTNFDQLLQAGCHFGHLRRKWNPAMAPYIFMERNGIHIIDLNKTVAKIDDAAEALKAIAKSGKKILFVATKKQAKDVVAEKAASVNMPYVIERWPGGMLTNFPTIRKAVKKMANIDKLMNDGTFSNLSKRELLQVSRQRAKLEKNLGSIADLTRLPSALFVIDVMKEHIAVKEANRLGIPVFGIVDTNSDPKNIDYIIPANDDAKDSVEVILSAVCGAIAEGLEERKAEKADDKAAAEQKDQPKKKAARKEEAAAE, encoded by the coding sequence ATGTCAAGAACAAATTTTGACCAGTTACTTCAGGCAGGTTGCCACTTCGGACACCTCCGTCGCAAGTGGAATCCAGCAATGGCTCCTTACATCTTCATGGAGCGTAACGGTATTCATATTATCGACCTCAACAAGACTGTAGCTAAGATCGACGATGCTGCAGAGGCTCTCAAGGCTATTGCCAAGTCAGGCAAGAAGATTTTGTTTGTCGCTACTAAAAAACAAGCTAAGGATGTAGTAGCCGAGAAGGCTGCTTCAGTTAACATGCCTTACGTTATTGAGCGTTGGCCAGGTGGTATGCTCACTAACTTCCCTACAATTCGTAAGGCTGTGAAGAAAATGGCAAACATCGACAAGTTGATGAACGATGGTACATTCTCTAACCTCTCAAAGCGTGAGTTGCTTCAGGTAAGCCGCCAGCGTGCTAAGTTGGAGAAGAACCTCGGTTCTATCGCTGACTTGACTCGCCTTCCAAGCGCACTCTTCGTTATCGACGTAATGAAGGAGCACATCGCAGTGAAGGAGGCTAACCGTCTCGGTATTCCTGTATTCGGTATCGTAGATACAAACTCTGATCCTAAGAATATCGATTACATTATCCCAGCTAACGACGATGCTAAGGATTCTGTAGAGGTAATCCTCTCTGCAGTTTGCGGTGCTATCGCTGAGGGTCTTGAGGAGCGTAAGGCTGAGAAGGCTGACGATAAGGCTGCTGCTGAGCAGAAAGATCAGCCTAAGAAGAAGGCTGCACGCAAGGAAGAGGCTGCTGCTGAGTAA
- the tsf gene encoding translation elongation factor Ts has translation MAVSIEDIKKLRAMTGAGLADVKKALTEAEGDFDKAKELLRERGLAIAAKRSDRETSNGCVLVKKVNDFAAIIALKCETDFVANGADFIKLTSDILDAAIAAKCHTLDEVKALALGESDVQAAVTHRSGITGEKMELDGYNVLEGDNIEVYDHMNKHTLCTMVQLNENNEEAGHKVAMQVAAMRPVALDESSVSEETKKTELEVAVAKTKEELVEKAVNAALKKAGINPAHVDSEDHIESNTKKGWLTPEQAEEARNIKKTVGEEKAASLNPTMIQNIANGRLAKFFKENCLVDQEFQFGDGDKQTVAQYLASQSKDLKITAYKRFTLVAE, from the coding sequence ATGGCTGTTTCAATTGAAGATATCAAGAAACTTCGCGCTATGACTGGTGCTGGTCTTGCAGACGTTAAGAAGGCACTTACAGAGGCTGAAGGTGATTTCGATAAGGCAAAGGAGTTGCTCCGTGAGCGTGGTCTCGCTATCGCTGCTAAGCGTTCTGACCGTGAGACTTCTAATGGTTGTGTTCTCGTTAAGAAGGTTAACGATTTCGCTGCTATCATCGCTCTCAAGTGTGAGACTGACTTCGTTGCTAATGGTGCTGACTTCATCAAGTTGACATCTGATATCCTCGACGCTGCTATCGCTGCTAAGTGCCACACTCTCGATGAGGTAAAGGCTTTGGCTCTCGGCGAGTCTGATGTTCAGGCTGCTGTTACTCATCGCTCTGGTATCACTGGCGAGAAGATGGAGCTCGATGGCTACAATGTACTCGAAGGTGATAACATCGAGGTTTACGACCACATGAACAAGCACACTTTGTGTACTATGGTTCAGCTCAACGAGAACAACGAGGAGGCTGGTCACAAGGTAGCTATGCAGGTAGCTGCTATGCGCCCTGTAGCTCTCGACGAGTCTTCTGTTTCTGAGGAGACTAAGAAGACTGAGCTTGAGGTAGCTGTAGCTAAGACTAAGGAAGAGCTCGTAGAGAAGGCTGTTAACGCAGCTTTGAAGAAGGCTGGCATCAACCCAGCTCACGTTGACTCTGAGGATCACATCGAGAGCAACACTAAGAAGGGTTGGTTGACACCTGAGCAGGCTGAAGAGGCTCGCAACATCAAGAAGACTGTAGGTGAGGAGAAGGCTGCTTCTTTGAACCCAACTATGATCCAGAACATCGCTAATGGTCGTTTGGCTAAGTTCTTCAAGGAGAACTGCCTCGTTGACCAGGAGTTCCAGTTCGGTGATGGCGACAAGCAGACTGTTGCTCAGTACCTCGCTTCTCAGAGCAAGGATCTCAAGATCACTGCTTACAAGCGTTTCACACTCGTTGCTGAGTAA
- the porV gene encoding type IX secretion system outer membrane channel protein PorV, with protein MNIKNRTVKIWATCLLAVFSVQANAQENEKDLFNPVNFAVISQTIAPDARGGGLGDVGAATDPDVNSQYWNPAKYPFNISRAGVALNFTPWLRSLVNDMNLAYLAGYYRIGDYSAVSGSLRYFNLGEVYTSLDENATTINPYEMSLDVAYSLMLSEKFSLAAAVRWIYSDMRFTETEENSPASAFAADIAAYYQNYVNIGQRECQLGIGLNISNIGSKITFSGEEYSQFLPANLRLGASLMIPLDEYNRLTIAADANKYLVPTIPQQEEGEDNADYEDRVHREYSDVSSISGIFKSFSDAPGGFKEELKEINYGVGAEYVYNDKFSIRAGYHHESASKGNRKYFTVGGGFKMNVFSLDAAYVVATAKSNPLDQTLRFTLGFDMDGIKDLFRRR; from the coding sequence ATGAATATCAAGAACAGAACAGTTAAGATATGGGCAACTTGCCTCTTGGCAGTCTTTTCTGTGCAGGCGAATGCACAGGAGAACGAGAAAGATCTCTTCAATCCAGTCAACTTCGCTGTGATCTCGCAGACCATCGCTCCGGATGCACGAGGTGGCGGTTTGGGTGATGTGGGTGCAGCTACAGACCCAGATGTCAATTCCCAGTACTGGAACCCTGCCAAGTATCCTTTCAATATTTCAAGAGCAGGCGTGGCACTCAACTTCACACCATGGTTGCGCTCCTTAGTCAACGATATGAACTTAGCCTATCTGGCAGGTTATTACCGTATAGGTGACTACAGTGCCGTTTCTGGTTCCTTGCGCTATTTTAATTTGGGTGAGGTTTATACGAGTTTAGATGAAAATGCCACTACTATCAACCCTTATGAAATGTCGCTCGATGTGGCTTACTCCCTGATGCTCAGTGAGAAGTTCTCTCTGGCAGCGGCAGTGAGATGGATTTATTCAGATATGCGCTTCACTGAGACTGAGGAGAATTCCCCAGCTTCCGCTTTTGCCGCAGATATTGCTGCCTATTATCAGAATTACGTCAATATCGGTCAACGCGAATGTCAGTTGGGTATTGGTTTGAATATTTCCAACATCGGTAGTAAAATCACATTCAGCGGAGAGGAATACAGTCAGTTCCTGCCAGCCAACCTGCGTTTGGGTGCTTCCCTGATGATTCCGCTTGACGAGTACAACCGACTGACGATTGCTGCAGATGCCAATAAATATCTTGTGCCAACCATTCCGCAGCAGGAAGAAGGTGAGGACAATGCCGACTATGAGGACCGCGTACATAGAGAGTACAGCGACGTATCTTCCATCAGCGGTATTTTCAAGAGTTTCAGCGACGCTCCAGGCGGATTCAAGGAGGAGTTGAAGGAAATCAACTATGGTGTAGGTGCGGAATATGTATATAATGACAAGTTCTCTATCCGTGCCGGTTATCATCATGAGAGTGCCAGCAAGGGTAACCGTAAGTATTTCACTGTAGGTGGCGGTTTCAAGATGAATGTTTTCTCTCTGGATGCCGCCTACGTAGTGGCAACGGCAAAGAGCAATCCGCTCGACCAGACCTTGCGCTTCACCTTGGGATTTGATATGGACGGAATCAAGGATTTGTTCAGAAGAAGATAA
- the porU gene encoding type IX secretion system sortase PorU, whose translation MVTKVWRYLIAILLLMLVLPMQAQQFFNLTADEVRVDSVLPRFVYSKPLSNHYQDSIYTATIKYAEYVDMTVADIANYNRLSGAALPSQVSVETQVSLCRNEATLLVNFCPLVFRNNKYQILVSFMLDIKAKPISRSMAKARTLTRASETEKDYAAHSLLATGRWAKIRVGESGVYRLTDQVIRQAGFSNIDKVKVFGYGGNLQNEALYASEILANDDLKEVPQYVRDGKHYFYAKGPVSWSSNTATRRTRNPYSDYGYYFITQSDEAPQTVDSATFVNSFYPSSDFYHSLYEVDGYAWFSGGRNLYDSKALNQGASEQIVFTNTTGNAGGKLAVNISTGTSATADVALNGRTLGKVYAQVSSSEYDFGAEGSTIFTLKNLTIGGNDTITITNVSGGTMRLDYVAMVWNAPKALPEFSGKIPAAQFVYNITNQDHHADAQADMVIIIPTSQKLLKQAKRLKTYHETHNGLRVNLVPADELYNEFSSGTPDAGAYRRYLRMLQDRAEGNEADMPKYLLLFGDCVWDNRMLTSDCKRLNPDDYLLCFESENSLNKIYCYVSDSWMGILSEGAGGSPTTQQQDVAVGRFPVSTPEEAKIMVDKTINYMENANAGSWQNTLVFMADDGNDNLHMKDADEVANYIADKYPDFQIKKVMWDAYQRTTSSVGNSYPEVTRIIKEQQANGALIMDYAGHASAGQLSHEQVVKLMDFNNFKNTNLPLWVTAACDVMPYDGVEDNIGEAAVLNPNGGAVAFYGTTRTVYANRNKYMNRAFLYRVLSTKDGKPLTIGEAHRQAQNDLVKGNVIGYDVEGKPIKESDLTSNRLQYALLGDPAMPLNVPTLKVVVDSVNGISTSDASAKAMLKAGMVARIDGHIEGNEAFNGVVTATVRDSKELITCRQNDGTSDAFTFYDRTKTLYNGSDSVVGGKFSFQFAVPKDINYTDESGLVNLYAINNDRTIRAHGSSDAFNVGGSALAKNDSIGPSIYCYLNSPSFVDGGNVNPTPFFVAEVKDKDGINAAGSGIGHDLQLIIDGDANKTYNLNNNFTYDFGTYTSGSTYYSIPELAAGPHKLQFRAWDILNNSSTATLTFNVVRSLKPSFDTGVTENPARNSTTFIITHDRIASSLDIVIEVFDTSGRKLWQHTETGVSNSGPYTVKWDLSTGSGTLRTGIYLYRIKVASDGSGYESKTKKLIVLNH comes from the coding sequence ATGGTTACAAAGGTTTGGAGATATTTGATAGCAATTCTATTGCTGATGCTTGTCTTGCCTATGCAGGCGCAGCAGTTCTTTAACCTGACCGCAGATGAGGTCAGGGTAGATTCCGTGTTGCCGAGATTTGTGTATTCCAAACCTTTATCCAATCATTATCAGGATTCTATTTATACAGCAACGATCAAATATGCAGAATATGTGGATATGACCGTTGCTGATATTGCCAACTACAATCGTCTCTCGGGGGCGGCACTTCCATCGCAGGTTTCTGTAGAGACTCAGGTTTCGCTTTGTCGCAACGAGGCAACGCTCCTCGTCAATTTTTGTCCGTTGGTATTCCGCAACAACAAATATCAGATATTGGTTAGTTTCATGCTCGACATCAAGGCCAAGCCTATCAGTCGTTCAATGGCGAAGGCAAGAACTTTGACCCGTGCTTCTGAAACAGAAAAGGATTATGCGGCTCATTCTCTTTTGGCTACGGGCAGATGGGCGAAAATCAGAGTAGGCGAGAGTGGTGTTTATCGGCTTACTGACCAAGTTATCCGACAAGCTGGTTTTTCTAATATTGATAAGGTAAAAGTGTTTGGTTATGGAGGGAATCTTCAGAACGAGGCACTCTATGCGTCAGAAATCTTAGCCAATGACGATCTGAAGGAAGTGCCACAGTATGTGAGAGATGGCAAGCATTACTTCTATGCCAAAGGTCCGGTGAGCTGGAGTAGCAATACTGCCACCCGTCGTACTCGTAATCCTTATTCTGACTACGGATATTATTTTATCACACAGAGCGACGAGGCTCCGCAGACCGTGGATTCAGCTACTTTTGTGAACTCATTTTATCCTTCCAGCGATTTCTATCATTCTCTCTATGAGGTAGATGGTTATGCTTGGTTTTCTGGTGGAAGAAATCTCTATGATTCCAAAGCGCTCAATCAGGGAGCCAGCGAGCAGATTGTCTTTACCAATACTACTGGAAATGCAGGCGGAAAATTGGCCGTCAACATCTCTACGGGTACTTCTGCTACGGCTGATGTGGCTTTGAACGGCAGGACCTTAGGCAAGGTTTATGCCCAAGTTTCCAGTTCGGAATACGATTTTGGAGCGGAAGGTTCGACTATTTTCACCCTCAAGAATCTGACCATCGGCGGCAATGATACGATTACGATTACGAATGTTTCGGGCGGAACCATGCGCCTCGACTATGTGGCTATGGTGTGGAATGCGCCGAAGGCATTGCCGGAATTCTCTGGAAAGATTCCAGCAGCGCAGTTTGTTTATAATATTACCAATCAGGATCATCATGCTGATGCACAGGCCGACATGGTGATCATCATCCCTACTTCCCAGAAACTGCTCAAGCAGGCAAAGAGGCTCAAGACTTATCATGAAACCCATAATGGCTTGAGAGTCAACTTGGTGCCTGCTGACGAACTGTATAATGAATTTTCCAGTGGAACACCTGATGCAGGAGCTTACCGACGTTATCTGCGCATGCTCCAAGACAGAGCCGAAGGAAATGAGGCAGATATGCCGAAATATCTCCTGCTTTTCGGAGATTGTGTATGGGACAACCGTATGCTGACTTCCGACTGTAAGCGACTAAATCCAGATGATTATCTTCTCTGTTTTGAGAGCGAGAACTCTCTCAATAAAATTTATTGTTATGTGAGTGACAGCTGGATGGGCATTCTCTCTGAGGGAGCCGGCGGTTCTCCTACCACCCAACAGCAGGACGTAGCGGTAGGAAGATTTCCGGTTTCAACACCAGAAGAAGCCAAGATTATGGTGGATAAAACCATCAACTATATGGAAAATGCCAATGCGGGATCATGGCAGAACACATTGGTGTTTATGGCTGATGACGGTAATGACAACCTCCACATGAAGGATGCCGACGAAGTGGCCAACTATATTGCCGACAAATATCCTGATTTTCAAATCAAGAAGGTGATGTGGGATGCTTACCAGCGCACCACTTCTTCTGTGGGCAATTCCTATCCTGAAGTTACACGTATCATCAAGGAGCAGCAGGCCAATGGTGCCCTGATTATGGACTATGCCGGTCACGCCAGTGCTGGTCAGTTGTCGCACGAGCAGGTGGTGAAACTGATGGATTTCAACAATTTCAAGAATACCAACCTCCCTCTCTGGGTGACTGCAGCCTGTGATGTCATGCCTTATGATGGAGTGGAAGACAATATCGGTGAAGCAGCTGTGCTCAATCCGAATGGAGGAGCTGTTGCTTTCTATGGAACAACCCGAACGGTTTATGCCAATCGTAATAAATATATGAACCGTGCCTTTCTCTACCGCGTGCTGAGTACGAAGGACGGAAAACCGCTGACTATCGGTGAGGCGCATCGCCAGGCACAGAACGACCTGGTTAAGGGAAATGTAATCGGTTATGATGTGGAAGGTAAGCCAATCAAGGAGAGCGACCTGACTTCTAACCGCTTGCAGTATGCGCTCTTAGGCGACCCGGCTATGCCGTTGAATGTGCCAACACTGAAAGTAGTGGTAGATTCTGTGAATGGCATTTCTACTTCGGATGCTTCTGCCAAGGCTATGCTGAAAGCAGGAATGGTGGCAAGAATCGACGGACATATTGAGGGAAATGAAGCTTTCAACGGTGTGGTGACGGCTACGGTAAGAGATTCCAAGGAGCTGATTACCTGCCGACAGAACGATGGCACAAGTGATGCTTTCACTTTCTACGACCGTACCAAGACTCTCTATAATGGTTCTGACAGCGTAGTGGGAGGCAAGTTCTCTTTCCAGTTTGCCGTACCTAAGGACATCAACTATACGGATGAGTCTGGACTGGTCAATCTCTATGCCATCAACAATGACAGGACCATCCGTGCTCATGGTTCGAGCGACGCATTCAATGTGGGTGGAAGTGCACTGGCAAAGAATGACTCCATCGGTCCGTCTATCTACTGTTATCTCAATTCGCCTTCCTTCGTGGATGGTGGAAACGTGAACCCTACGCCTTTCTTTGTGGCTGAGGTGAAAGATAAGGACGGAATCAATGCTGCAGGAAGTGGTATCGGGCATGATTTGCAGCTCATCATCGACGGTGATGCGAACAAGACGTATAATCTGAATAACAATTTCACCTACGATTTCGGAACTTATACGAGCGGCTCTACCTATTACAGTATTCCTGAGTTGGCAGCCGGTCCGCATAAACTCCAATTCCGTGCCTGGGACATACTGAACAATAGTTCTACCGCTACGTTGACTTTCAATGTGGTGAGGAGTCTGAAACCATCGTTTGATACAGGTGTAACCGAGAATCCAGCCCGGAATTCTACCACATTCATCATCACGCATGATAGGATAGCGAGCAGTTTGGATATCGTCATCGAAGTGTTTGATACTTCCGGAAGAAAACTCTGGCAGCATACAGAGACGGGCGTTTCCAATTCGGGTCCTTATACTGTGAAGTGGGATTTATCCACAGGTAGTGGAACCTTGCGTACAGGCATCTATCTCTATCGTATCAAAGTGGCTTCAGATGGCAGTGGGTATGAGTCAAAAACCAAGAAACTGATTGTACTCAACCATTGA
- the rpsI gene encoding 30S ribosomal protein S9, translated as MEVINAIGRRKSAVARVYLTEGTGKITINKKDIETYFPSAILRYVVKQPLQLLEAEGKYDIKANLDGGGFTGQSQALRLAIARALVKIDAEDKKALKDAGFMTRDSRAVERKKPGQPKARRRFQFSKR; from the coding sequence ATGGAAGTAATTAATGCAATTGGTCGCCGCAAGAGCGCTGTAGCTCGTGTTTACCTCACAGAGGGTACCGGTAAGATCACAATCAACAAGAAAGATATTGAGACATATTTCCCATCAGCAATCCTTCGCTATGTAGTAAAGCAGCCATTGCAGTTGCTCGAGGCTGAGGGTAAGTATGATATTAAGGCAAACCTCGACGGTGGTGGTTTCACCGGTCAGAGTCAGGCACTCCGCCTCGCTATCGCTCGCGCTCTCGTTAAGATCGACGCAGAGGATAAGAAGGCTTTGAAGGATGCAGGCTTCATGACACGTGATTCACGTGCTGTAGAGCGTAAGAAGCCAGGTCAGCCAAAGGCTCGTCGTCGCTTCCAGTTCAGCAAGCGTTAA
- a CDS encoding fumarylacetoacetate hydrolase family protein, translating into MKIFAIGMNYAEHNKSLHGTLSKPERPVIFTKADSALLNNGKPFFIPDHLGRIEYETELVVRICKLGKTIPQRFAHRYYDAVTVGIDFTAREMQKKLREAGQPWELAKGFDGSAVIGEWVDVQKFRDIQAIHFHLDLNGKNVQEGCSSDMLYKVDEIISYISQYFTLKTGDLLYTGCPTGCGPVQIDDHLEGYLEDRKVLDFMCK; encoded by the coding sequence ATGAAGATATTTGCCATAGGCATGAACTATGCCGAACACAATAAATCGCTCCATGGTACGTTATCTAAACCAGAGCGTCCTGTCATTTTCACGAAGGCTGACTCTGCCTTACTCAATAATGGCAAGCCTTTCTTCATCCCAGACCATCTGGGACGCATCGAGTATGAAACTGAATTGGTGGTGCGCATCTGCAAGTTGGGAAAGACGATTCCGCAGCGTTTCGCTCACCGCTATTATGATGCTGTGACTGTGGGTATTGACTTCACAGCCAGAGAAATGCAGAAGAAACTGAGAGAGGCAGGACAGCCTTGGGAGTTAGCGAAAGGATTTGATGGTTCTGCCGTTATCGGTGAATGGGTAGATGTACAGAAATTTAGAGATATACAGGCTATTCATTTCCATCTCGACTTGAACGGAAAAAATGTGCAGGAAGGTTGTTCCAGTGACATGCTCTACAAGGTGGACGAAATTATCTCGTATATCAGTCAGTATTTCACGCTGAAGACTGGTGACTTGCTCTATACGGGTTGCCCTACGGGTTGTGGACCTGTACAGATAGACGACCATCTGGAGGGATATTTAGAGGACAGGAAGGTGCTCGACTTTATGTGTAAGTAA
- the rplM gene encoding 50S ribosomal protein L13 produces MDTLSFKTISVNKETAKKEWVVIDATDQVVGRLCSKVAKLLRGKYKPTFTPHVDCGDNVIIINAAKAVFSGKKETDKIYTRYTGYPGGQRFNTPAELRKRPDGMDKILRHAIKGMLPKGPLGRSLMDNLFIYDGTEHKHEAQQPKAIDINQYK; encoded by the coding sequence ATGGACACATTAAGTTTCAAGACTATCTCCGTAAACAAGGAGACAGCTAAGAAAGAGTGGGTTGTAATCGACGCAACAGACCAGGTAGTTGGTCGTCTTTGCTCAAAGGTAGCAAAGTTGCTCCGCGGTAAGTACAAGCCAACTTTCACTCCACACGTAGATTGTGGTGACAACGTAATCATTATCAATGCAGCAAAGGCTGTATTCTCTGGTAAGAAAGAGACTGATAAGATTTACACACGTTACACTGGTTATCCTGGTGGTCAGCGCTTCAACACTCCAGCTGAGTTGCGCAAGCGTCCAGACGGTATGGATAAGATCCTTCGTCACGCTATCAAGGGTATGTTGCCAAAGGGTCCTCTCGGCCGTTCTTTGATGGACAACCTCTTCATTTACGATGGCACAGAGCACAAGCATGAGGCTCAGCAGCCAAAGGCAATTGATATTAACCAGTATAAATAA